A genome region from Hevea brasiliensis isolate MT/VB/25A 57/8 chromosome 9, ASM3005281v1, whole genome shotgun sequence includes the following:
- the LOC110639849 gene encoding ribosomal RNA small subunit methyltransferase has translation MAGGKIKKEKQKPIRAPSNHYQGGISFHKSKGQHILKNPLLVDTIVQKSGIKSTDVILEIGPGTGNLTKKLLEAGKMVIAVELDPRMVLELQRRFQGTPLSNRLKVIQGDVLKTDLPYFDICVANIPYQISSPLTFKLLNHQPSFRCAIIMFQREFAMRLVAQPGDTLYCRLSVNTQLYARVFHLLKVGKNNFRPPPKVDSSVVRVEPRKPRPQVNPKEWDGFIRICFIRKNKTLGSIFRMKNVLSLLEKNYKTLRALQPSQIGSSAGTDTEMDISGLADYKEDQSSMDLDDGTDDEMEVEDGDDTEVSEFKEKVLAVLKEKNFYEKRSSKLSQEEFLYLLSRFNMAGIHFS, from the exons ATGGCCGGCGGCAAGATCAAGAAAGAGAAGCAAAAGCCAATACGGGCACCGTCGAATCACTACCAAGGAGGCATATCCTTCCACAAATCCAAGGGGCAGCACATCCTCAAGAACCCGTTACTGGTGGACACCATAGTCCAGAAATCAGGTATCAAAAGTACCGATGTTATTCTCGAGATCGGTCCCGGTACCGGAAATCTTACCAAAAAGCTCCTTGAAGCTGGTAAAATGGTTATTGCTGTTGAACTTGACCCCCGCATGGTTCTCGAGCTCCAGCGCCGCTTTCAGGGCACCCCTTTGTCCAATCGATTAAAG GTCATTCAGGGTGATGTGCTCAAGACTGATCTTCCCTATTTTGATATATGTGTGGCAAACATCCCTTATCAAATCTCCTCTCCCCTCACATTCAAATTACTGAATCACCAGCCTTCTTTTCGGTGTGCCATTATAATGTTCCAGAGGGAATTTGCAATGAGACTTGTTGCCCAACCCGGCGACACTCTGTATTGCCGGCTATCAGTGAATACCCAGCTCTATGCTAGAGTGTTTCACCTCCTCAAAGTTGGAAAGAACAATTTCAGGCCTCCACCTAAGGTGGATTCCTCTGTAGTTCGAGTTGAACCCAGGAAACCACGTCCCCAAGTGAATCCTAAGGAATGGGATGGATTCATACGAATTTGTTTCATTAGAAAGAACAAGACTCTCGGTTCAATATTCAGGATGAAAAATGTCTTATCTTTGCTGGAAAAGAACTACAAGACACTGCGGGCATTACAGCCTTCTCAAATTGGTTCCTCAGCAGGTACTGACACTGAAATGGATATTTCTGGACTGGCAGATTATAAGGAGGATCAGAGCAGCATGGACTTGGATGATGGAACAGATGATGAAATGGAGGTGGAGGATGGTGATGATACTGAGGTGTCTGAATTCAAAGAAAAAGTTTTAGCTGTGTTGAAAGAGAAAAACTTTTATGAGAAAAGGTCCTCGAAACTCTCACAAGAGGAGTTCTTATACCTGCTCTCTCGGTTCAATATGGCTGGCATACACTTCTCGTGA
- the LOC110639843 gene encoding histidine kinase CKI1-like, translating into MKLSSLIASRPLFIFILLAIGVLLLPCVVIPSWYKIVQHMKENVEFNADIFRSGLLSQIDSTAKLLHPINSSATNSARILSSSLNGSAPSQSNLQNKVAPMLFQTFSVIPRVSQISYIGLEGSFFAYYRDGNQTFAMYFNSSSSLNEPMKYAWYKQPVDPDTGKLYGDAIESRFNVLANGSWIQEALNSANGYASLAKGWNSAQDLLFLNSVSINGQGIISLGFPVKALIGFFKGVDLHGGSLYLATQHGEMLADGLPGTQMVVFGKSVSFNLMKPNGDQIYIGDVTCVPNNSMPRPSILNFGETKYRVFCSPLEIVGVQSVYALAFPYYGFVSNVSRNTKVALILLMVMIAAVFISILSFVLLMVRPATRDIRLCSALIKQIETTQQAERKSINKSLAFARASHDIRAALAGITGLIEISYEEVSPGSELQTNLLQMDDCAKDPVGLLNSVLDTSKMESGKMQVESEEFDLAHLLEDVVDLFHPVGMKKGVVVVLDPCDGSVLKFSQVKGDGGKLKQVLCNLLSNAVKFTSEGHIVVRAKARKPGLENKIIYSNRNNLWNRLSCWFTDKKEDDDVEAMNSVKQNPNCVEFVSEVDDTGKGILKEKEKSVFENFVQVKETALGEGGTGLGPGIVQSLVHLMGGEIKIVEKENREKGTCFRFNSFLVALAETPSTSNTMAGDNEMGSYNTHQNTVSTPRLNIRDPSPPLSKLGSSPKFEGSHVVLLIQNVERCRIVHRFMKSLGIKVSVVSKWERLYSTLAKIKSKHNVSPYSSSGRSEFGSRSEISSSRSKDVPLYALDGIEQRLPSHRRFLLLVIDASAGPFQELHGAVTEFRRGLRQACCKVVWLDKPPSRSINPRSLEEHMIHPDDDILRKPFHGSRLYLVIKLLPEFGGTLHHGVPSAKPKKECAFRKGKAVKDPGTASVMHSHSRQRSATPQSYAHSLRDGDLVTKSSSRSGKHGKSKHYPARRHSVGPSEIEEEEEELISHGNQSSDKPLRGMRFLVAEDNPFLCKIAMINLLRLGASVELCHNGEEALQLVRLGLQDPRKQEASPISPYDYILMDCEMPIMNGYEATRQIREEERSFDIHIPIIALTAHASGDEEEKMRKAGMDHHMRKPLERELLLEAIRHIYYR; encoded by the exons atgaagctcagctccctcattgcATCGCGGCCTCTTTTCATCTTCATCCTTCTG GCAATTGGAGTGTTGCTACTTCCATGTGTAGTGATCCCAAGTTGGTATAAGATCGTTCAACATATGAAGGAAAACGTTGAGTTCAATGCTGACATTTTTCGCTCTGGATTGCTATCTCAAATTGACAGCACTGCTAAATTGTTGCATCCAATTAATTCTTCTGCAACGAATTCAGCAAGAATTTTGAGTTCATCTCTCAATGGAAGTGCTCCTTCTCAGTCTAACCTCCAAAATAAG GTTGCTCCGATGTTATTTCAAACATTTTCAGTAATTCCTCGTGTATCGCAGATTTCATATATTGGATTGGAAGGTTCTTTTTTCGCTTACTATCGTGACGGCAACCAGACTTTTGCAATGTACTTTAACTCTTCAAGTTCCCTAAATGAGCCAATGAAATACGCTTGGTATAAGCAACCTGTAGACCCAGATACAGGGAAACTATATGGAGACGCCATTGAATCCCGGTTTAACGTCTTGGCTAATGGAAGCTGGATTCAAGAAGCCTTGAATAGTGCTAATGGGTATGCTTCGTTAGCAAAGGGATGGAACAGTGCACAAGATCTTCTATTTCTTAATTCTGTAAGCATAAATGGACAAGGGATTATCTCCTTGGGGTTTCCAGTTAAGGCATTGATCGGTTTCTTCAAGGGTGTTGATCTTCATGGCGGAAGCTTGTATTTGGCTACACAACATGGGGAAATGCTTGCAGATGGGTTACCAGGCACTCAAATGGTGGTATTTGGAAAATCAGTTTCCTTCAACTTAATGAAACCGAATGGTGATCAAATATATATTGGAGATGTTACATGCGTGCCCAACAATAGCATGCCAAGACCTTCGATTTTGAACTTTGGGGAAACGAAGTATAGGGTTTTCTGTTCTCCACTTGAAATTGTGGGAGTGCAATCG gtATATGCATTGGCTTTCCCATACTATGGATTTGTGAGTAACGTTAGCAGGAACACCAAAGTTGCTCTCATTCTATTGATGGTAATGATCGCTGCAGTCTTCATCTCTATTCTCAGTTTCGTATTGTTAATGGTTAGGCCTGCAACTAGAGATATACGCTTGTGTTCAGCATTGATAAAACAAATTGAAACAACTCAACAAGCAGAGAGAAAGAGTATAAATAAGAGTCTTGCTTTTGCTAGAGCTAGCCATGATATTCGTGCTGCCCTAGCAGGAATTACTGGGTTGATAGAGATAAGCTATGAAGAAGTGTCTCCAGGTTCTGAATTACAAACAAATTTATTGCAAATGGATGATTGTGCAAAGGACCCAGTAG GTTTGTTGAATTCTGTTCTTGATACAAGCAAGATGGAATCTGGAAAGATGCAGGTTGAATCGGAAGAATTTGATTTGGCCCACCTTCTTGAAGATGTAGTTGATTTATTTCATCCAGTGGGTATGAAGAAAGGTGTAGTTGTTGTGTTAGATCCCTGTGATGGATCTGTTCTTAAATTTTCTCAAGTAAAAGGCGACGGGGGAAAGCTGAAACAAGTCCTCTGTAATTTACTGAGCAATGCTGTCAAGTTTACTTCTGAAGGGCACATAGTAGTTCGAGCAAAGGCACGAAAGCCTGGTTtagaaaacaaaataatttattccaatCGGAACAATTTGTGGAACCGTCTTTCTTGCTGGTTTACTGATAAAAAAGAAGATGACGATGTGGAAGCCATGAATTCAGTGAAGCAAAATCCCAACTGTGTGGAATTTGTGTCTGAAGTGGATGACACAGGTAAAGGAATTCTCAAAGAGAAAGAAAAATCTGTctttgaaaattttgttcaagtcaAAGAAACTGCTCTCGGGGAAGGAGGGACTGGCTTAGGACCTGGAATTGTTCAGTCTTTG GTACATTTGATGGGTGGAGAGATAAAAATTGTGGAAAAAGAGAACAGAGAGAAGGGAACTTGCTTCAGGTTCAATAGTTTCCTTGTTGCATTAGCTGAGACTCCTTCAACTAGTAATACAATGGCGGGCGACAATGAAATGGGATCCTATAACACACATCAAAACACAGTTTCTACTCCGAGGCTTAACATCCGTGACCCCAGTCCTCCGCTGTCCAAACTTGGTTCTAGTCCCAAGTTTGAAGGATCCCATGTTGTTCTCTTGATTCAAAATGTTGAACGGTGTAGAATCGTACATAGATTTATGAAGAGCTTGGGGATAAAGGTCTCGGTTGTGAGCAAATGGGAACGCCTTTATTCTACACTAGCAAAGATAAAATCCAAGCACAATGTTTCACCTTACAGCTCTTCTGGAAGATCAGAATTTGGCTCAAGGAGTGAAATTTCTAGCAGCAGATCCAAAGATGTTCCTTTATATGCCTTGGATGGGATTGAACAAAGACTACCTTCTCATAGAAGGTTTTTGCTGCTTGTGATTGATGCTAGTGCTGGACCATTTCAAGAACTTCATGGCGCTGTAACTGAATTTAGAAGAGGCCTTCGCCAAGCTTGTTGCAAGGTTGTTTGGTTAGATAAACCGCCTTCTCGTAGCATCAATCCTAGAAGCCTTGAAGAGCACATGATCCATCCAGACGATGATATTTTGCGGAAACCGTTTCATGGCTCTCGCTTGTATCTAGTAATTAAACTTCTACCAGAATTTGGGGGTACCTTGCACCATGGAGTTCCATCAGCAAAACCCAAGAAAGAATGTGCATTTCGAAAAGGAAAAGCTGTCAAAGATCCTGGAACAGCATCTGTAATGCATTCACATAGCCGACAAAGATCAGCAACTCCTCAATCTTATGCACACTCGCTTCGCGATGGGGACCTAGTAACAAAAAGCAGCTCAAGGAGTGGAAAACACGGGAAATCAAAACATTATCCAGCTAGAAGACATTCAGTTGGGCCCTCCGAGatagaagaagaggaagaggaactAATATCACATGGTAACCAAAGCAGTGACAAACCTTTGCGTGGGATGAGATTTTTGGTTGCTGAAGATAATCCGTTTTTATGCAAGATAGCCATGATTAATCTTTTGCGACTCGGTGCATCTGTTGAGCTTTGTCACAATGGAGAGGAAGCTCTACAATTAGTCCGGCTTGGTCTACAAGACCCAAGGAAACAAGAAGCTTCCCCAATTTCCCCATATGATTATATATTAATGGACTGTGAG ATGCCAATAATGAATGGGTATGAAGCAACAAGACAGATAAGGGAGGAGGAGAGATCTTTTGACATTCACATACCCATTATAGCATTAACAGCACACGCTTCAGGTGATGAAGAGGAGAAGATGAGGAAAGCAGGAATGGATCACCATATGCGCAAACCACTAGAAAGAGAACTCTTGCTGGAAGCCATTAGACACATTTATTACAGATGA